TCGGACCCTGCATGTCGGCCATGATCGCCACTTCGCGGCCGCATTCGGCGGCGGCGCGACGGACCAGGTTGGCCCGGTCGATGTGATCCTGCGCTTTACCGTGCGAGAAATTCAGACGCACGATGTCCACGCCGGCACGGATCATGCGGACGAGGGTGTCGAAATCCGAAGAAGCCGGGCCGATGGTTGCGACGATCTTGGTACCACGAGACATTGAACTATCCTTGAAAGTGAAAAGCGCAGCCTTGTGGACTGCGCCGTTGACCTTTGATTTAGTGAGCGCTGCGTTGCAGCAGGATCTCCACCGCCGGCAGCATCTTACCCTCGAGGAACTCAAGGAAGGCGCCGCCGCCGGTCGAGATATAGCCGATCTGGTCGGCAATTTTGTACTTGGCGATCGCAGCCAGGGTGTCGCCACCGCCTGCGATCGAGAATGCTTTGGACTGGGCAATCGCGTTGGCCAGGGTCTTGGTGCCCTCGGCGAACTGGTCGAACTCGAACACGCCGACCGGGCCGTTCCAGACGATGGTGCCGGCGCCGGCGATCTGCTGGGCCAGCTGCGCGGCCGTCTTCGGGCCGATGTCCAGGATCATGTCGTCGTCCGTCACGTCGGCCACGTCCTTGACGGTGGCGACGGCGCTCGGCGAAAACTCTTTCGCGCACACCACGTCGACCGGGATCGGCACCTGGGCGCCGCGCGCGGCCATCTTGTCGATGATCGATTTCGCTTCATTGACCAGGTCGGCTTCCGCCAGCGACTTGCCGATGTTCAGGCCGACGGCCTTCATGAAGGTGTTGGCGATGCCGCCGCCGACGATCAGGTTGTCGACCTTGTCGGCCAGGCTCTGCAGGATCGACAGCTTGGTCGAGACCTTCGAGCCGGCGACGATGGCCAGCAGCGGACGCTGCGGATCGCCCAGCGCCTTGCCCAGCGCGTCCAGCTCGGCCGCCATCAGCGGACCGGCGACGGCGACCGGCGCGTACCTGGCGATGCCGTGGGTGGTGGCTTCGGCGCGGTGCGCGGTGCCGAAGGCGTCGTTGACGTACACGTCGCACAGCTTGGCCATCTTCTGGGCCAGGCCGTCATCGTTTTTCTTTTCGCCTTTGTTGACACGGCAGTTTTCCAGCAGCACGACCTGGCCCGGAGCGACGTCGACGCCATCGACCCAGTTCTGCTTCAGCTCGACCGGCTGGCCGAGCAGTTCGGACAGGCGCGCGGCGACCGGCGCCAGGCTGTCTTCCGGCTTGAACTCACCTTCGGTCGGACGGCCCAGGTGCGACGTGACCATCACGGCTGCACCCGCATCAAGCGCGGCGCGGATCGCGGGAACCGAAGCGCGCACGCGCGTGTCTTCAGTGATGTTGCCGGCGTCATCCTGCGGCACGTTCAAATCGGCGCGAATAAAGACGCGCTTGCCCTGCAAAGCGCCTCCGTCGATCAGGTCTTGCAAGCGGGTGAAGTTAAAAACGGCCATGTCAGCTTCGATCCGTTGATGAATGAAAGAACGTTATTCTACCTTAGACGTTGTCATGCAAAACATGAAAAACGTGCTACGAGACACCCCCTATAGATGATTGCCGAGCCCAAAACCGTTAGAATCCTGACTTCGCACTATTTTTACTGACGGAGAAGTCAATGAACGAGAAGACCATCCCTGTGGTGGAACTGCAAGCCAAGGACCTGCCGGCCTATTGCCCGAACCCGGCGATGC
This genomic stretch from Massilia sp. 9096 harbors:
- a CDS encoding phosphoglycerate kinase; the encoded protein is MAVFNFTRLQDLIDGGALQGKRVFIRADLNVPQDDAGNITEDTRVRASVPAIRAALDAGAAVMVTSHLGRPTEGEFKPEDSLAPVAARLSELLGQPVELKQNWVDGVDVAPGQVVLLENCRVNKGEKKNDDGLAQKMAKLCDVYVNDAFGTAHRAEATTHGIARYAPVAVAGPLMAAELDALGKALGDPQRPLLAIVAGSKVSTKLSILQSLADKVDNLIVGGGIANTFMKAVGLNIGKSLAEADLVNEAKSIIDKMAARGAQVPIPVDVVCAKEFSPSAVATVKDVADVTDDDMILDIGPKTAAQLAQQIAGAGTIVWNGPVGVFEFDQFAEGTKTLANAIAQSKAFSIAGGGDTLAAIAKYKIADQIGYISTGGGAFLEFLEGKMLPAVEILLQRSAH